The proteins below are encoded in one region of Fibrella aestuarina BUZ 2:
- the bshC gene encoding bacillithiol biosynthesis cysteine-adding enzyme BshC — MECQYVPLSATGQFSQLFLDYLDQKPALRAFYGDFPTLSAFDKQMAQRQFPNENRAVLVEVLTQQYSQIASKPDLEALNDEKTFVVTTGHQLNLGTGPLYVVYKIVTIINLARKLSATYPGYRFVPLYWMASEDHDFAEINHFRLFGRTHTWQTEQRGAVGRMDPRELASLFAEIPEKLPLFEQAYLNNDTLANAARQYMHELFGQEGLICLDADDPALKRLFAPIMRDELLHQRSSNLVNETTEQLNALGYKTPISPRDINLFYLTDGLRERIVRTEEGVFNVNGTQLHFTEEELLAELDAHPERFSPNVVMRPLYQEVILPNLAYIGGPSEVPYWLQLKAEFDHFGVPFPLLMPRNFALYVPRVTARRINKLGLDTSEMFQDVVTLKRRYVEHHSEHCLKFDEENKAVSKSLEAILVKAQLVDPTLEKAVLAETRRFANAVARLEKKMRRAEERNQEIGVRQLLAVKDELFPEGTPQERIDNFLTFYLNDRDFLKKLLGTFNPFDYRMQVCLEG; from the coding sequence ATGGAGTGTCAGTACGTACCCCTATCAGCCACCGGCCAATTCTCGCAACTCTTTCTCGATTACCTCGATCAAAAACCAGCCTTGCGGGCTTTTTACGGCGATTTTCCGACTCTTAGTGCGTTCGACAAACAGATGGCGCAGCGGCAGTTTCCGAACGAAAACCGGGCGGTGCTGGTCGAGGTGCTGACCCAACAGTATAGTCAGATTGCGTCGAAGCCCGATCTGGAAGCACTCAATGATGAGAAGACATTCGTCGTAACGACGGGGCATCAGTTGAACCTGGGCACGGGGCCGTTGTATGTGGTGTACAAAATCGTGACCATTATCAACCTAGCCCGCAAGCTTAGCGCAACGTACCCCGGTTACCGGTTCGTGCCGCTTTACTGGATGGCGTCGGAAGACCACGATTTTGCCGAAATCAACCATTTCCGGCTGTTTGGACGTACCCACACCTGGCAAACCGAGCAGCGTGGTGCCGTCGGTCGGATGGACCCCCGCGAGCTAGCCAGCCTGTTTGCCGAAATACCCGAGAAACTGCCTTTGTTTGAGCAGGCGTACCTGAACAATGATACGTTGGCGAACGCGGCTCGTCAGTACATGCACGAGTTGTTCGGGCAGGAGGGGCTGATTTGTCTGGATGCCGACGATCCCGCACTGAAGCGCCTTTTCGCGCCGATCATGCGCGACGAATTGCTCCATCAACGTAGCAGCAACTTGGTCAACGAAACAACCGAGCAGTTGAACGCGCTGGGCTACAAAACGCCCATTTCGCCCCGCGACATCAATCTCTTTTACCTTACCGACGGTCTACGTGAACGCATTGTCCGCACGGAGGAAGGCGTGTTTAACGTGAATGGTACCCAACTCCATTTCACCGAAGAAGAGCTCCTGGCTGAACTCGATGCTCACCCGGAGCGATTCAGCCCGAACGTGGTAATGCGGCCGTTGTATCAGGAAGTCATTTTGCCCAATCTGGCCTACATCGGTGGACCATCAGAAGTGCCTTATTGGCTACAATTGAAAGCCGAGTTTGACCATTTTGGCGTGCCTTTCCCGTTGTTGATGCCCCGTAATTTCGCCCTGTATGTGCCCCGCGTCACAGCACGGCGTATTAACAAACTAGGCCTTGACACATCGGAGATGTTTCAGGATGTAGTGACCCTCAAGCGCCGGTATGTTGAGCATCATAGCGAGCATTGCCTGAAATTCGACGAAGAAAATAAAGCGGTCAGCAAATCGCTGGAAGCTATTCTGGTGAAAGCACAGCTGGTAGACCCAACCCTTGAAAAGGCGGTGCTGGCTGAAACAAGGCGCTTCGCCAATGCGGTAGCTCGTTTGGAGAAGAAGATGCGGCGGGCCGAAGAGCGGAACCAGGAAATAGGCGTGCGGCAATTATTGGCCGTGAAAGACGAGTTGTTTCCCGAAGGCACGCCGCAGGAGCGTATCGATAACTTCCTGACGTTCTACCTGAACGACCGTGATTTCCTGAAAAAGCTACTGGGTACGTTCAATCCGTTCGATTACCGGATGCAGGTTTGTCTGGAAGGGTAA
- the gatB gene encoding Asp-tRNA(Asn)/Glu-tRNA(Gln) amidotransferase subunit GatB: MQVESSLITPTSSVGYEAVIGLEVHCQLLTASKMFAADANAFGADPNTQVSVITLAHPGTLPRPNRLAVEYAVRMGLACGSSITRRNIFARKNYFYPDLPKGYQLSQDKGPICVGGGIPIRAKNADGEIEHTVVQLHHIHLEEDAGKSIHTADTDATCLDYNRAGTPLIEMVTDPCLRSADEAGQFLTEVRRLVRYLGICDGNMEEGSLRCDVNISIRPKGDTQLGTKVEVKNLNSIRNVQRAVEAEFARQIKVTEEGGRIIQETRTFDADKGQSFGMREKETMNDYRYFPDPDLMPVVISDEWLARIRAAMPALPRERYDRFRTHYGLPDYDAALLTDSRELADYFEAVCAETTNFKAASNWIMGPVKGQLTDKLLQEGQFPVPATSLAALIRLIDEGTVSQTAAQTIFGLMVTQPGQSPAELASANGLLQNRNTDALQTLIEETLADWPDKVDQYRKGKKNLMGLFVGEVMKRSKGSADPKLVNQLLAKSLA, encoded by the coding sequence ATGCAAGTCGAATCATCTCTTATAACTCCGACATCGTCAGTCGGTTACGAAGCCGTTATTGGTCTGGAAGTGCACTGCCAGCTGCTCACGGCCAGCAAAATGTTTGCGGCCGATGCCAACGCCTTCGGGGCCGACCCAAACACGCAGGTGAGCGTCATTACGCTGGCGCATCCAGGTACGTTGCCGCGGCCTAATCGGCTGGCTGTCGAGTACGCTGTCCGAATGGGCCTTGCCTGCGGCAGCAGCATTACCCGGCGTAACATTTTTGCCCGGAAAAATTACTTTTACCCTGATCTGCCAAAGGGCTATCAGCTTTCGCAGGATAAAGGGCCGATCTGTGTAGGCGGTGGTATTCCGATCCGGGCCAAAAATGCCGACGGTGAAATCGAACATACAGTCGTTCAACTGCATCATATCCATCTGGAGGAAGATGCCGGCAAGAGTATTCACACGGCCGATACCGACGCTACCTGCCTGGATTATAACCGCGCCGGTACACCGCTGATCGAGATGGTGACTGACCCCTGCCTGCGCTCGGCCGATGAAGCCGGGCAATTCCTGACTGAGGTTCGTCGGCTCGTTCGCTATTTGGGTATTTGTGATGGCAACATGGAAGAGGGCTCGTTGCGCTGCGATGTCAACATCTCCATCAGGCCCAAAGGCGACACGCAGTTGGGGACGAAGGTTGAAGTAAAGAACCTGAACTCGATCCGCAACGTGCAGCGCGCTGTAGAAGCCGAGTTTGCCCGGCAGATCAAGGTAACCGAAGAAGGTGGACGAATTATTCAGGAAACGCGCACGTTCGATGCCGATAAAGGCCAAAGCTTTGGCATGCGCGAGAAGGAGACCATGAATGATTACCGGTACTTCCCTGATCCTGATCTGATGCCCGTGGTCATCTCCGATGAATGGCTAGCCCGCATTCGGGCCGCGATGCCTGCCCTTCCCCGTGAGCGTTACGACCGCTTCCGCACACACTACGGCTTGCCCGATTACGACGCGGCCCTGCTGACCGATTCGCGCGAACTCGCTGATTATTTTGAAGCGGTATGTGCTGAGACTACCAATTTCAAAGCGGCTTCCAACTGGATTATGGGGCCTGTCAAAGGGCAGTTGACTGATAAGTTGTTACAGGAAGGGCAATTTCCTGTACCGGCTACCTCGCTGGCAGCGTTGATTCGGCTGATTGATGAAGGAACGGTTAGCCAAACAGCCGCCCAAACAATCTTCGGATTGATGGTGACTCAGCCTGGCCAATCGCCCGCTGAACTAGCATCCGCTAACGGCTTGTTACAGAACCGTAATACCGACGCCTTACAAACGTTAATTGAAGAGACGCTAGCCGACTGGCCCGATAAGGTCGACCAATATCGCAAGGGTAAGAAGAACCTGATGGGTTTGTTTGTTGGCGAGGTCATGAAGCGGTCAAAAGGTTCGGCCGACCCCAAGTTGGTGAATCAACTGTTGGCAAAAAGCCTGGCCTGA
- a CDS encoding TlpA disulfide reductase family protein, protein MKQFVLSTVTSLTCCLFSVAANAQATKPSTVTGQIAMATPGSKVYLESNTNPAVRLDSAVVTADKQFTLKTNVPEGGNIYLVNMGVIKEKAAVLLEGGETLTVLAEPGVKPKAKNAPPAKPKITVTGTKSNDLFRTLLQLQNDIRDKGTDLMKSYQEAQARNDAKSMSQIEQTYDGLAAETTKKVKAMLPELGTSLAALYATNFLNPETDFPTLDTLARKFEQAGISSPHAKSFIGNIARIRGLSVGAEAPEIALTDTNGTTVPLSSLRGKLVLVDFWASWCGPCRNENPNVVRMYNKFKDKGFAIYSVSLDRPGQREAWVRAIRNDGLTWTHVSDLKYWQSEAAQRYGVSAIPATFLIDKEGKIVAKNLRGDALEAKLTEILQ, encoded by the coding sequence ATGAAGCAATTCGTACTAAGCACGGTCACCAGCCTGACTTGCTGCTTATTTTCGGTAGCGGCCAATGCCCAGGCTACCAAACCCTCGACCGTGACAGGCCAGATTGCGATGGCAACGCCCGGCTCGAAAGTATACCTGGAATCGAACACCAATCCTGCCGTTCGGCTCGACTCTGCCGTCGTTACGGCCGACAAGCAGTTTACGCTCAAAACGAACGTACCTGAGGGCGGTAACATTTATCTGGTGAATATGGGCGTGATTAAAGAAAAAGCGGCCGTGTTGCTGGAAGGCGGTGAGACGTTAACCGTTTTGGCGGAGCCGGGCGTAAAGCCAAAAGCCAAGAATGCGCCCCCTGCTAAACCAAAAATTACGGTCACAGGTACCAAGTCGAATGATCTGTTTCGTACGCTGCTCCAGCTACAGAACGATATCCGAGACAAGGGTACAGACCTGATGAAATCGTATCAGGAAGCGCAAGCTCGTAATGATGCAAAGAGTATGTCGCAAATTGAACAGACCTACGATGGGCTAGCGGCCGAAACGACCAAGAAAGTAAAGGCTATGTTGCCTGAACTAGGTACGTCGTTGGCAGCACTCTACGCGACGAACTTTCTGAATCCGGAGACAGATTTCCCAACGCTCGATACATTGGCCCGGAAATTTGAGCAGGCTGGCATCAGTTCGCCTCACGCCAAATCATTCATTGGAAACATTGCTCGTATCAGAGGCCTCTCCGTTGGTGCTGAAGCGCCTGAAATTGCATTGACTGATACCAATGGCACTACGGTTCCGTTATCGTCTCTACGCGGCAAATTAGTGCTCGTCGATTTCTGGGCAAGCTGGTGTGGTCCCTGCCGTAACGAAAACCCCAACGTTGTACGGATGTATAATAAATTTAAGGATAAGGGCTTTGCCATTTACAGCGTCTCGCTTGACCGGCCCGGTCAGCGCGAAGCCTGGGTACGTGCTATCCGGAACGATGGCCTTACCTGGACGCACGTATCCGATTTGAAATATTGGCAATCCGAAGCCGCTCAACGCTACGGCGTAAGTGCAATTCCTGCTACGTTTCTGATTGACAAGGAAGGCAAAATAGTAGCCAAGAACTTACGCGGTGACGCTCTGGAAGCAAAACTGACTGAGATCCTGCAGTAG
- a CDS encoding phosphoribosylanthranilate isomerase, protein MKIKVCGMRDAPNLAEIAALNPDFIGFIFYDQSPRFVGELLDEATVKALPRSIRKVGVFVNASPDYILRNVKKYDLQYVQLHGNETPEYCRSLQNRGINIIKAFRVDGSFNFSMLNNYKAFSDFFLFDAKGDQPGGNGITFDWSVLKNYDNTKPFFISGGIGLDNLDQLEQLKGMKLYGVDVNSQVETAPGVKDVDKVKELIARLRPIEEEEEA, encoded by the coding sequence ATGAAGATCAAAGTATGTGGCATGCGCGACGCGCCCAATCTGGCGGAAATCGCGGCCTTAAATCCAGATTTTATCGGCTTCATTTTTTACGATCAATCGCCCCGATTTGTGGGTGAGTTGCTCGATGAAGCAACCGTGAAGGCGCTGCCCCGATCGATACGGAAGGTAGGCGTGTTTGTCAACGCCAGCCCCGACTACATTTTGCGAAACGTGAAAAAGTACGACCTCCAGTATGTGCAGCTTCACGGCAATGAAACGCCGGAGTATTGCCGCAGCCTGCAAAACCGGGGTATCAACATCATCAAGGCGTTTCGGGTCGACGGGTCGTTCAACTTCTCGATGCTGAACAACTACAAAGCCTTTTCTGACTTTTTCCTGTTCGATGCCAAAGGCGATCAGCCCGGCGGCAACGGCATCACCTTCGACTGGAGTGTGCTGAAAAACTACGACAACACGAAGCCGTTTTTTATCAGCGGCGGCATTGGTCTCGACAACCTCGACCAGCTCGAACAGTTGAAAGGGATGAAGCTCTACGGCGTCGATGTAAACAGTCAGGTTGAAACGGCACCGGGGGTAAAAGATGTTGACAAAGTGAAGGAGCTTATTGCCCGCCTCCGCCCCATCGAGGAAGAAGAAGAGGCGTGA
- a CDS encoding GH3 auxin-responsive promoter family protein, whose translation MTLLNTTLTWLLRRRLPRIEAIKARPSDAQQRVFGQLIQKGKRTQWGKAHGYSDIRSVADFQRQVPVSSYEDLFPFIERVMKGEQNVLWSSPIRWFSKSSGTTNARSKFIPVSPEALDDCHFKGGKDMMALYVANRPDTRVFDGKGLSIGGSLHENPYSRNGAAGDISAVVMKNLPTWGQFIRTPSLEVALMDEWEAKLDRMARITSQENVTSILGVPTWTMVLIQKILAQTGAASILDVWPNFEVFIHGAVAFQPYRELFQQHIFGGRPITYQEVYNASEGYFAIQDDLTLANEMLLMTDYGIFYEFVPIEEADQPFPKAYTIEEVELNRNYALVITTNAGLWRYRIGDTVRFTSLYPHRIRISGRTKQFINAFGEEIIVENAEMAITQACKVTGAVIADYTAGPVYMQHGRVSGRQQGGHEWVIEFAREPDSLTTFTQVLDETLRQLNSDYDAKRYRDMALVEPMVHAVPRGTFYAWMTQRGKVGGQHKVPRLSNSREYVEDLLGGSYRDAVY comes from the coding sequence ATGACGCTGCTCAATACCACGCTAACCTGGCTACTTCGTCGTCGCTTACCTCGGATCGAGGCGATTAAAGCGCGGCCCAGCGATGCCCAACAGCGGGTTTTTGGCCAACTGATTCAAAAAGGTAAACGTACCCAGTGGGGTAAAGCGCACGGCTACAGCGACATCCGGTCGGTGGCTGATTTCCAGCGACAAGTGCCCGTATCGAGCTACGAGGACCTGTTTCCTTTCATCGAGCGTGTCATGAAGGGCGAGCAAAACGTGCTTTGGTCGTCGCCCATTCGCTGGTTTTCCAAATCGTCGGGCACTACCAACGCCCGCAGTAAATTCATCCCGGTTTCGCCCGAAGCCCTCGACGATTGCCACTTCAAAGGCGGCAAGGATATGATGGCTCTTTATGTGGCCAACCGACCCGACACCCGTGTGTTTGACGGAAAGGGCTTATCCATCGGCGGCAGCCTCCACGAGAACCCGTATAGCCGAAACGGCGCAGCGGGCGATATCTCGGCGGTGGTCATGAAAAACCTGCCCACCTGGGGTCAATTCATCCGGACGCCCTCGCTCGAGGTAGCGCTCATGGACGAATGGGAGGCCAAACTCGACCGAATGGCCCGAATCACGTCGCAGGAAAACGTGACGAGCATTCTGGGTGTACCCACCTGGACCATGGTGCTGATTCAGAAGATTCTGGCGCAGACGGGTGCTGCCTCGATTCTCGACGTATGGCCCAATTTCGAAGTGTTTATCCACGGGGCAGTCGCTTTTCAGCCCTATCGTGAACTGTTCCAGCAGCATATTTTCGGCGGCCGACCCATCACTTACCAGGAGGTATACAACGCGTCTGAAGGCTATTTTGCCATTCAGGACGACCTGACGCTCGCCAACGAAATGTTGCTGATGACCGATTACGGCATTTTCTACGAATTCGTTCCGATTGAAGAAGCCGATCAGCCGTTTCCCAAAGCCTATACGATCGAAGAGGTCGAACTGAACCGGAATTACGCGCTGGTGATCACGACCAACGCCGGTTTATGGCGCTACCGTATCGGCGACACTGTCCGGTTTACGTCGTTGTATCCACACCGCATCCGCATTAGTGGCCGGACCAAGCAGTTTATCAATGCGTTTGGGGAAGAGATTATCGTCGAAAACGCCGAGATGGCCATTACGCAGGCCTGCAAGGTGACGGGCGCTGTCATTGCCGATTACACCGCCGGCCCGGTTTACATGCAACACGGGCGTGTCAGCGGCCGGCAACAGGGCGGGCACGAATGGGTGATCGAATTTGCCCGGGAGCCCGACAGCCTGACGACCTTCACGCAGGTGCTCGACGAAACACTGCGGCAACTCAACTCCGATTATGACGCCAAACGCTACCGGGATATGGCATTGGTGGAGCCTATGGTGCACGCCGTGCCCCGCGGCACGTTCTACGCCTGGATGACCCAACGGGGCAAAGTAGGTGGGCAGCATAAGGTGCCGCGCCTCAGCAACTCCCGCGAGTATGTCGAGGATCTGCTGGGCGGTAGTTACCGGGATGCTGTGTATTGA
- a CDS encoding glycerophosphodiester phosphodiesterase family protein gives MRLFLGLLMLLSTNLLTAQQRTPRNYELQGHRGCRGLMPENTIPAFLKALNLGVNTLELDVVVSQDGQVVVSHEPYFNAEFTTKPDGTPVTKDEQKWLVLYRMPYADIKQYDVGRRGNARFPEQQKQPAIKPLLRDVIAAVEAHRVNGNVPRFGYNIELKSEGDEYDKSQPQPAEFCRLVNQILTEANLDPNRVVIQSFDFAVLQQWQQQMTAKKLLPVRLSALVENIRGIDHNLEKLGFKPAIYSPNYQLISRDGIEKLHQLGVKVIPWTVNNPKDMRRLLDLGVDGLITDYPDRAIEL, from the coding sequence ATGCGGTTGTTCCTCGGTTTGCTCATGTTGCTTTCCACCAACCTTCTGACGGCCCAACAACGTACCCCTCGTAACTACGAGTTGCAGGGACATCGGGGTTGCCGGGGCCTGATGCCCGAGAACACCATCCCGGCCTTTCTGAAAGCACTGAATCTGGGTGTCAATACGCTTGAGCTCGACGTGGTCGTTAGCCAGGATGGGCAGGTGGTGGTGTCGCATGAGCCGTATTTCAACGCCGAGTTTACCACTAAACCCGATGGTACGCCGGTTACGAAAGACGAGCAGAAATGGCTGGTGCTGTACCGTATGCCGTATGCCGACATTAAGCAATACGATGTGGGTAGGCGGGGTAACGCGCGTTTCCCAGAGCAGCAGAAACAGCCAGCGATCAAACCGTTGCTACGAGACGTAATTGCCGCCGTCGAAGCCCACCGGGTCAATGGCAACGTACCCAGGTTTGGGTATAACATCGAGTTGAAAAGCGAGGGCGACGAATACGACAAGAGCCAGCCGCAACCCGCCGAGTTTTGTCGGTTGGTCAATCAGATTCTGACAGAAGCCAACCTCGACCCCAACCGCGTGGTGATTCAAAGTTTCGATTTTGCCGTGTTGCAGCAGTGGCAGCAGCAAATGACGGCCAAAAAACTCTTGCCGGTGCGGCTGTCGGCACTCGTGGAAAACATTCGGGGTATCGACCACAACCTCGAAAAACTGGGTTTTAAACCCGCCATTTACAGCCCCAATTACCAGTTGATCAGTCGGGACGGCATCGAGAAATTGCATCAGCTAGGCGTCAAGGTCATTCCCTGGACGGTTAATAACCCCAAAGACATGCGTCGACTGCTCGACCTGGGTGTCGATGGCTTAATTACGGATTACCCAGACCGGGCGATAGAGCTTTGA
- the trpB gene encoding tryptophan synthase subunit beta, whose translation MQTIVESQASFSVTDKGFYGHFGGAFIPEMLYPNVEELRQNYLAIMADPAFQAEFQQLLIDYVGRPTPLFLAKRLSEQVGASIYLKREDLCHTGAHKINNTIGQILMAQRLGKKRIVAETGAGQHGVATATVCALMGLECIVYMGSIDIERQKPNVDRMRMLGAEVRPARSGSQTLKDATNEAMRHWINNPVDTHYIIGSVVGPHPYPDMVARFQSVISEEIRKQLLAKEGRETPDYVVACVGGGSNAAGAFFHFLDEPSVQLIAAEAAGHGITSGHSAATTALGKPGVLHGSRTILMQTEDGQVTEPYSISAGLDYPGIGPLHAHLFDSGRGTFYSITDDEAVKAAFNLSKLEGIIPALETAHALATLNELPLQPDDVVVVCLSGRGDKDLSTYTKYL comes from the coding sequence ATGCAAACCATAGTTGAATCACAAGCTTCCTTTTCGGTAACGGATAAAGGCTTTTACGGTCATTTTGGCGGGGCCTTTATTCCCGAAATGCTCTACCCGAATGTAGAAGAGCTTCGGCAGAATTACCTTGCCATCATGGCTGACCCGGCCTTTCAGGCTGAATTTCAGCAATTACTGATCGACTACGTTGGTCGGCCGACGCCCTTGTTTCTGGCCAAGCGGCTGTCTGAGCAGGTTGGGGCGAGTATCTACCTCAAGCGCGAAGACCTTTGCCACACAGGCGCCCACAAGATCAACAACACCATTGGTCAGATTCTGATGGCACAGCGGCTGGGCAAAAAACGCATCGTAGCCGAAACCGGCGCCGGGCAACACGGCGTAGCAACTGCCACGGTCTGCGCGCTGATGGGCCTTGAGTGCATCGTCTACATGGGGTCTATCGACATTGAGCGCCAGAAGCCCAACGTCGACCGGATGCGGATGCTGGGTGCCGAGGTACGTCCCGCCCGGTCGGGTAGCCAAACGCTCAAAGACGCGACCAATGAGGCCATGCGCCACTGGATCAATAACCCCGTCGATACGCATTACATCATCGGCTCAGTGGTGGGGCCGCACCCCTACCCGGATATGGTTGCGCGGTTTCAGTCGGTCATCTCGGAAGAAATTCGGAAACAATTGCTGGCGAAAGAAGGCCGCGAAACACCCGATTACGTGGTGGCCTGCGTGGGCGGTGGCAGCAACGCCGCCGGGGCATTTTTCCATTTTCTCGACGAGCCGTCGGTGCAACTGATTGCGGCCGAAGCCGCTGGGCACGGCATCACGTCGGGTCACTCGGCCGCGACCACAGCCCTGGGTAAGCCGGGTGTACTGCACGGCTCGCGCACCATCCTGATGCAGACCGAAGATGGGCAGGTTACCGAGCCGTATTCGATTTCGGCAGGACTTGATTACCCGGGTATTGGGCCGCTGCACGCGCACTTGTTCGACTCAGGGCGGGGTACGTTCTACAGCATCACCGACGACGAAGCCGTTAAAGCCGCGTTCAACCTCAGCAAGCTGGAAGGCATTATTCCCGCCCTCGAGACGGCACACGCTCTGGCCACGCTCAACGAACTGCCGCTTCAGCCAGACGATGTGGTGGTGGTTTGCCTCTCAGGCCGCGGCGACAAAGACCTCAGTACGTATACGAAGTATCTTTAA
- a CDS encoding PIN domain-containing protein, whose translation MIYDTNVLLQHIRRRELPPPLTIIPLIVAAELESFALKADWGSQRVAFMHYLVDRYPIAEVEPDLIPVYAQIDAYSQNKFKPLPLKTTARNMGKNDIWIAATALYLDMELHTADNDFDHLTALGLRLVKH comes from the coding sequence ATGATTTACGACACCAATGTGTTGTTGCAACACATACGGAGAAGAGAGTTGCCACCGCCTCTAACAATCATTCCGTTGATTGTAGCCGCCGAACTAGAGTCGTTTGCACTGAAAGCTGATTGGGGAAGCCAACGAGTTGCCTTTATGCACTACCTAGTTGATCGTTACCCTATTGCTGAAGTTGAGCCGGATCTCATTCCTGTTTATGCGCAAATCGATGCTTATAGCCAGAATAAATTCAAGCCTCTTCCACTAAAAACAACAGCCCGTAATATGGGCAAGAATGATATCTGGATAGCCGCCACAGCCCTCTATCTGGATATGGAACTGCACACAGCCGATAACGACTTCGACCATCTCACCGCCCTTGGCCTGCGGCTCGTAAAGCACTAA
- the trpA gene encoding tryptophan synthase subunit alpha, protein MTITQNRITELFAQKSERLLNVYFTAGFPQLTDTRTVLRGLQQAGVDLVEIGMPYSDPVADGETIQQSNGVALENGMSLRVLFEQLAGCRQEINVPILLMGYVNPVLQFGVEAFCQKCQEVGVDGVILPDLPFDLFVDEYKAIFDRYGILNIFLITPQTSDERIRFIDEVSDGFIYMVSSASITGSVSGINDTMRAYFDRVQAMNLRNPRLIGFGINNQDTFDSACQFANGAIIGSAFIRHLQESGTSAEGIASFVQNIRR, encoded by the coding sequence ATGACGATTACCCAAAACCGCATTACGGAGTTGTTTGCGCAGAAGAGTGAACGACTGCTGAACGTATACTTTACCGCGGGCTTTCCGCAACTGACCGACACCCGCACGGTATTGCGTGGCCTCCAACAGGCTGGGGTCGATCTGGTCGAGATTGGTATGCCTTATTCTGACCCCGTAGCCGACGGGGAGACCATTCAGCAAAGCAATGGCGTGGCCCTCGAAAACGGCATGAGCCTGAGAGTGCTGTTCGAGCAGCTGGCGGGTTGTCGGCAGGAAATCAACGTACCGATTCTGCTGATGGGGTACGTTAATCCCGTTTTGCAGTTTGGCGTGGAAGCGTTCTGCCAGAAATGCCAGGAAGTAGGCGTCGACGGCGTGATTCTGCCCGACCTGCCGTTTGATCTGTTCGTGGATGAATACAAGGCTATTTTTGATCGCTACGGCATCCTGAATATCTTCCTGATTACGCCCCAGACGTCCGACGAGCGCATTCGGTTTATCGACGAGGTATCCGACGGGTTTATCTACATGGTCTCGTCGGCCAGCATCACGGGGTCAGTATCGGGCATCAACGACACCATGCGGGCTTATTTTGACCGGGTTCAGGCCATGAACCTGCGCAACCCCCGGCTGATTGGTTTCGGTATCAACAACCAGGACACGTTCGACTCGGCCTGCCAGTTTGCCAACGGAGCCATCATCGGGAGCGCGTTTATCCGGCACCTTCAGGAGTCGGGTACGTCGGCCGAGGGGATCGCTTCCTTTGTACAAAACATCCGCCGATAA
- the trpC gene encoding indole-3-glycerol phosphate synthase TrpC, which yields MTILDTIIARKREEVAHRKAAVSEAELRQAPLFGRAVNSARAALLAPGSSGVIAEYKRKSPSKGVINDRHSVTETTAGYVASGAAVLSVLTDEPFFGGTPADLQAARASNPTTPILRKDFVIDGYQLLEAKAWGADLVLLIAACLSPAEVRSLSQQAQELGLEVLLEVHDADELQRSLCETVDLVGVNNRNLKTFVTSIDTSLQLADQIPDQFVKVTESGLQDAATMVKLYTAGYRAFLIGEAFMKTNDPAAALTSLLADYQQQRTTCTQSSLTV from the coding sequence ATGACCATTCTCGATACGATTATTGCCCGCAAACGGGAAGAAGTTGCCCACCGTAAGGCCGCCGTTTCAGAAGCAGAATTACGTCAGGCACCGCTGTTCGGGCGGGCGGTCAATTCGGCACGGGCGGCGCTGCTGGCCCCGGGCTCGTCGGGCGTGATTGCCGAGTACAAGCGGAAGTCACCTTCCAAGGGGGTCATCAACGATCGGCATTCGGTCACCGAAACAACGGCTGGGTACGTTGCGTCGGGTGCAGCCGTACTGTCGGTGCTGACCGACGAACCGTTTTTTGGGGGTACGCCGGCCGATTTGCAGGCGGCACGGGCAAGCAACCCAACCACCCCCATTCTACGTAAAGACTTCGTAATAGACGGCTATCAGTTGCTGGAGGCGAAAGCCTGGGGTGCCGACCTGGTGCTGCTCATCGCGGCCTGCCTGTCGCCCGCCGAGGTACGTTCGTTGAGTCAGCAGGCGCAAGAGCTAGGCCTGGAGGTTTTGCTGGAAGTACACGATGCTGACGAATTACAACGTTCTTTATGCGAAACCGTTGATCTGGTGGGTGTTAACAACCGAAACTTGAAGACCTTTGTGACCTCGATCGATACGTCGCTTCAACTCGCTGATCAGATTCCCGACCAGTTTGTGAAGGTGACTGAAAGTGGCTTGCAGGATGCCGCTACGATGGTGAAGCTCTACACAGCGGGCTATCGGGCCTTCCTGATTGGCGAGGCGTTCATGAAAACCAACGACCCGGCCGCCGCCCTGACCAGCCTGCTCGCCGATTACCAACAGCAACGTACAACCTGTACCCAATCGTCTCTGACCGTATGA